In Arsenicicoccus sp. oral taxon 190, the following are encoded in one genomic region:
- the zwf gene encoding glucose-6-phosphate dehydrogenase, translating into MSPTRVTREHNPLRDPRDKRLPNIAGPCALVLFGVTGDLSRKKVMPAIYDLANRGLLPPGFSLVGFARRDWADQDFGQIVHDAVREHARTPFRESTWQALAEGFRFVPGNFDDDEAFDLLATTVEELEHERGTGGNVGFYLSIPPGFFGQVCRQLDRSGLAKAEDGQWRRVVIEKPFGHDLASARELNAIVEGVFPADSVFRIDHYLGKETVQNLLALRFANELFEPVWNAHHIDHVQITMAEDIGVAGRASYYDGIGAARDVIQNHLLQLLALTAMEEPVAFTAQHLRAEKEKVLASVRLMDDLSTSSARGQYAPGWQGSDKVKGFLEEDGMKPGSRTETYAALKVEVDTRRWAGVPFYLRTGKRLAKRVTEIAVVFKKAPHLPFNDTETEELGQNAIVIRVQPDEGVTLRFGSKVPGAQMEVRDVTMDFAYGSSFTETSPEAYERLILDVLLGAPSMFPRTQEVELSWQILDPVEEHWAKDGAPQPYPSGSWGPASADEMMALDGREWRMP; encoded by the coding sequence TTGAGCCCCACCCGAGTCACACGTGAGCACAACCCGCTGCGCGACCCGCGGGACAAGCGGCTGCCCAACATCGCCGGTCCCTGCGCGCTGGTGCTGTTCGGCGTGACCGGCGACCTGTCGCGCAAGAAGGTCATGCCGGCCATCTACGACCTGGCCAACCGTGGCCTGCTGCCGCCCGGCTTCTCGCTGGTCGGCTTCGCGCGCCGTGACTGGGCGGACCAGGACTTCGGTCAGATCGTGCACGACGCGGTCCGCGAGCACGCCCGCACCCCCTTCCGCGAGTCGACGTGGCAGGCCCTCGCCGAGGGCTTCCGCTTCGTCCCGGGCAACTTCGACGACGACGAGGCCTTCGACCTGCTGGCCACCACCGTCGAGGAGCTCGAGCACGAGCGCGGGACCGGCGGCAACGTCGGCTTCTACCTGTCGATCCCGCCCGGCTTCTTCGGTCAGGTATGCCGCCAGCTCGACCGCAGCGGTCTCGCCAAGGCGGAGGACGGCCAGTGGCGGCGGGTCGTCATCGAGAAGCCCTTCGGGCACGACCTGGCCTCCGCGCGCGAGCTCAACGCGATCGTCGAGGGCGTCTTCCCGGCCGACTCGGTCTTCCGGATCGACCACTACCTCGGCAAGGAGACGGTCCAGAACCTCCTGGCGCTGCGCTTCGCCAACGAGCTCTTCGAGCCGGTCTGGAACGCCCACCACATCGACCACGTGCAGATCACGATGGCCGAGGACATCGGGGTCGCCGGCCGCGCCAGCTACTACGACGGGATCGGCGCCGCCCGCGACGTCATCCAGAACCACCTGCTGCAGCTCCTGGCGCTGACCGCCATGGAGGAGCCGGTCGCCTTCACCGCCCAGCACCTGCGCGCGGAGAAGGAGAAGGTGCTCGCCTCGGTGCGCCTCATGGACGACCTGTCCACGTCCAGCGCCCGGGGTCAGTACGCCCCCGGGTGGCAGGGCAGCGACAAGGTCAAGGGGTTCCTGGAGGAGGACGGCATGAAGCCCGGCTCCCGGACCGAGACGTATGCCGCCCTCAAGGTGGAGGTCGACACCCGACGGTGGGCCGGCGTGCCGTTCTACCTGCGCACCGGCAAGCGCCTGGCCAAACGCGTCACCGAGATCGCGGTGGTCTTCAAGAAGGCCCCGCACCTGCCCTTCAACGACACCGAGACCGAGGAGCTCGGGCAGAACGCCATCGTCATCCGGGTCCAGCCCGACGAGGGCGTGACGCTGCGCTTCGGCTCCAAGGTGCCGGGCGCTCAGATGGAGGTCCGCGACGTCACGATGGACTTCGCCTACGGCTCCTCCTTCACCGAGACCTCCCCGGAGGCCTACGAGCGGCTCATCCTGGACGTGCTGCTGGGGGCGCCCTCGATGTTCCCCCGCACCCAGGAGGTCGAGCTGTCCTGGCAGATCCTCGACCCGGTCGAGGAGCACTGGGCCAAGGACGGGGCTCCGCAGCCCTACCCCAGCGGGTCGTGGGGGCCCGCCAGCGCCGACGAGATGATGGCCCTGGACGGCCGCGAGTGGAGGATGCCGTGA
- a CDS encoding response regulator transcription factor has protein sequence MTVLTKNARMPRPQPISAMVISAGPHTAAMVRRALGRITEGHIIEAPTIERARIVAREVPAGEFCIADLTLPDGSGIPLLHELRARGWRRTIVLSDSEDPIYVRGALKTGVRAYIRTGGQPPAGPGTRGAGNEQFSAREVEVLQLVSQGKTNKEVGASLGLSALTVKSHLARIARKLGTGDRAAMTYTALRRGLIT, from the coding sequence ATGACCGTGCTCACCAAGAACGCCCGTATGCCGAGACCGCAACCGATCAGCGCGATGGTCATCTCCGCCGGACCGCACACCGCCGCGATGGTGCGACGGGCGCTGGGCCGCATCACCGAGGGGCACATCATCGAGGCCCCCACCATCGAACGAGCCCGGATCGTGGCGCGCGAGGTGCCCGCCGGGGAGTTCTGCATCGCCGACCTGACCCTGCCCGACGGATCCGGCATCCCGCTGCTGCACGAGCTGCGCGCCCGCGGCTGGCGCCGCACCATCGTCCTGTCCGACTCCGAGGACCCGATCTACGTGCGCGGCGCCCTCAAGACGGGGGTCCGCGCCTACATCCGCACCGGCGGCCAGCCGCCGGCGGGACCGGGCACGCGGGGCGCCGGCAACGAGCAGTTCTCCGCCCGTGAGGTCGAGGTGCTGCAGCTGGTGTCCCAGGGCAAGACCAACAAGGAGGTCGGCGCCTCGCTGGGCCTGTCCGCGCTCACGGTCAAGAGCCACCTGGCCCGGATCGCGCGCAAGCTGGGCACCGGCGACCGGGCGGCGATGACCTACACCGCGCTGCGGCGCGGCCTGATCACCTGA
- the tal gene encoding transaldolase translates to MTSTNLQELSAAGVSIWLDDLSRERIATGNLQEVVDTKGVVGVTTNPSIFASALAKGEKYTPQVKELKGEGADVERTVFALTTTDVRDACDILRPVYDRTGGVDGRVSIEVDPRLAHDTERTVAVAQELYAAVDRPNVMIKIPATVEGLPAISRTLAEGISVNVTLIFSLDRYRAVMNAFMTGIEQAREAGKDLSQIHSVASFFVSRVDTEIDKRLDAIGTDEAAALKGKAGLANARLAYQAWQEQFATPRWANLADDGAHVQRPLWASTGVKDPAYPDTMYVDQLVAPQVVNTMPEKTLDAAADHAKVTGDTITGAYDEADAVMDALERQGISYVEVVDLLEREGVDKFEKSWGELLETVQGELDKH, encoded by the coding sequence ATGACCAGCACCAACCTGCAGGAGCTCTCCGCCGCCGGCGTGTCGATCTGGCTGGACGACCTGTCCCGCGAGCGCATCGCCACCGGCAACCTCCAGGAGGTCGTCGACACCAAGGGCGTCGTCGGCGTCACCACCAACCCCTCGATCTTCGCCTCCGCGCTCGCCAAGGGCGAGAAGTACACCCCCCAGGTGAAGGAGCTCAAGGGTGAGGGCGCGGACGTCGAGCGGACCGTCTTCGCGCTGACGACCACCGACGTGCGGGACGCCTGCGACATCCTGCGACCGGTCTATGACCGCACCGGCGGCGTGGACGGCCGGGTGTCCATCGAGGTCGACCCGCGGCTCGCGCACGACACCGAGCGGACCGTGGCGGTGGCCCAAGAGCTCTACGCCGCCGTCGACCGCCCCAACGTGATGATCAAGATCCCCGCCACCGTCGAGGGCCTGCCCGCGATCAGCCGCACCCTCGCCGAGGGCATCTCGGTCAACGTGACGCTGATCTTCAGCCTCGACCGCTACCGCGCGGTGATGAACGCCTTCATGACCGGCATCGAGCAGGCGCGCGAGGCCGGCAAGGACCTCTCGCAGATCCACTCCGTCGCGTCGTTCTTCGTCTCCCGCGTCGACACCGAGATCGACAAGCGGCTCGATGCGATCGGCACCGACGAGGCCGCCGCGCTCAAGGGCAAGGCCGGCCTGGCCAACGCCCGGCTGGCCTACCAGGCGTGGCAGGAGCAGTTCGCGACGCCGCGCTGGGCCAACCTCGCCGACGACGGCGCGCACGTGCAGCGCCCGCTGTGGGCGTCCACCGGGGTCAAGGACCCGGCCTACCCCGACACCATGTATGTCGACCAGCTCGTCGCCCCGCAGGTCGTCAACACGATGCCGGAGAAGACGCTCGACGCGGCCGCCGACCACGCCAAGGTCACCGGGGACACCATCACCGGCGCCTACGATGAGGCCGACGCCGTCATGGACGCCCTGGAGCGCCAGGGCATCTCCTACGTCGAGGTCGTCGACCTCCTCGAGCGCGAGGGCGTCGACAAGTTCGAGAAGTCCTGGGGCGAGCTGCTGGAGACCGTGCAGGGCGAGCTCGACAAGCACTGA
- a CDS encoding RNA polymerase-binding protein RbpA: MSGGNAIRGSRIGSGPMGEAERGEAAPRLVTSYWCARGHETRRAFAEEAGQEIPLEWDCQRCGLPGGLDRDNPPEPPRTEPYKTHLAYVKERRSDADGKALLDEALTSLRERGLIT; encoded by the coding sequence ATGTCGGGTGGTAACGCCATCAGGGGCAGCCGCATCGGGTCCGGTCCCATGGGCGAGGCCGAGCGCGGTGAGGCCGCGCCGCGGCTCGTCACCAGCTATTGGTGCGCCCGGGGTCACGAGACCCGCCGGGCCTTCGCCGAGGAGGCCGGCCAGGAGATCCCCCTGGAGTGGGACTGCCAGCGCTGCGGGCTCCCGGGAGGGCTCGACCGCGACAACCCGCCGGAGCCGCCCCGGACCGAGCCCTACAAGACCCACCTGGCCTACGTGAAGGAGCGGCGCTCCGACGCCGACGGCAAGGCGCTGCTCGACGAGGCGCTCACGTCGCTGCGCGAGCGCGGCCTCATCACCTGA
- a CDS encoding glucose-6-phosphate dehydrogenase assembly protein OpcA, whose protein sequence is MIIDLPNTSTSALNKKLVDVRNQSGAMALGRVLTLIIVVDEDRAEEVIESAVESSHMHPCRIVVLVHANKRGGSRVDGQIRLGGDAGASEVVVLRLYGEVNAHGYALVLPLLLADSPVVGWWPCEAPVDMASDPIGAICQRRINDSAVAKNPFAELKRRAEHYAPGDTDLAWSRVTHWRALLAAALDQRPFEAVTGAVVSGGLDSTATDLLAAWLAEALDVPVTRARTPQGSGLISVRLERPSGPLDLVRPEGTTIATLSHPLQPVRRVALKRRSDAECLTDELRRLDPDEVYEAALVDGLPRLGRRNALASQLIKAGKAPSPEESRRLAREAGRRPRQTSADMVTIDPATAELTPTEKATDRQVADRAQTQKRVGARVAPEASVGAKKAAKTAKKAAKKSAKKSAKKSATKSSASTSAKKSASKSAAGTADSTQETS, encoded by the coding sequence GTGATCATCGACCTGCCCAACACCTCGACGTCGGCGCTCAACAAGAAGCTCGTAGACGTCCGCAACCAGAGCGGCGCCATGGCCCTCGGCCGGGTGCTGACGCTCATCATCGTTGTCGACGAGGACCGCGCCGAGGAGGTCATCGAGTCGGCGGTCGAGTCCTCCCACATGCACCCCTGCCGGATCGTCGTGCTGGTGCACGCCAACAAGCGTGGCGGCAGCCGCGTGGACGGGCAGATCCGGCTCGGCGGCGACGCCGGTGCCTCCGAGGTCGTCGTGCTGCGGCTCTACGGCGAGGTCAACGCCCACGGCTACGCCCTGGTGCTGCCACTGCTGCTGGCGGACTCCCCCGTGGTCGGCTGGTGGCCCTGCGAGGCGCCGGTCGACATGGCGTCCGACCCCATCGGCGCGATCTGCCAGCGGCGGATCAACGACTCCGCGGTGGCCAAGAACCCCTTCGCCGAGCTGAAGCGCCGCGCCGAGCACTACGCGCCCGGCGACACCGACCTGGCCTGGTCCCGGGTCACGCACTGGCGGGCGCTGCTCGCGGCGGCGCTGGACCAGCGCCCCTTCGAGGCCGTCACCGGGGCCGTCGTCAGCGGCGGCCTGGACTCCACGGCCACCGACCTGCTCGCGGCCTGGCTCGCCGAGGCGCTGGACGTGCCGGTCACCCGCGCCCGCACGCCCCAGGGCTCCGGTCTCATCAGCGTCCGCCTCGAGCGGCCCTCGGGTCCGCTCGACCTGGTCCGGCCGGAGGGGACGACCATCGCCACGCTGTCGCACCCGCTGCAGCCGGTGCGGCGGGTCGCGCTCAAGCGGCGCAGCGACGCCGAGTGCCTCACCGACGAGCTCCGGCGGCTCGACCCGGACGAGGTCTACGAGGCCGCGCTCGTCGACGGTCTGCCTCGCCTCGGGCGGCGCAACGCGTTGGCCAGCCAGCTGATCAAGGCCGGCAAAGCGCCCTCGCCGGAGGAGTCGCGCCGCCTCGCCCGCGAGGCGGGCCGCCGGCCGCGCCAGACCAGCGCCGACATGGTGACGATCGACCCGGCGACGGCCGAGCTGACGCCCACCGAGAAGGCCACCGACCGTCAGGTCGCCGACCGCGCCCAGACCCAGAAGCGGGTGGGTGCCCGCGTGGCGCCCGAGGCGTCCGTCGGCGCCAAGAAGGCTGCCAAGACGGCGAAGAAGGCCGCGAAGAAGTCGGCGAAGAAGTCGGCGAAGAAGTCGGCCACGAAGTCCTCCGCCTCGACGTCCGCGAAGAAGTCGGCCTCGAAGTCCGCTGCGGGGACGGCCGACTCGACCCAGGAGACGTCATGA
- the hemE gene encoding uroporphyrinogen decarboxylase — translation MHSPDPIADAPTPADSLLVRAARRRPGPRPPVWFMRQAGRSLPEYRQVREGTAMLDACRDPALTTEITLQPVRRHHVDAAIFFSDIVVPLVAVGVDIDLVAGVGPVVAEPFRSRADLDRLPELTADHVPYITEAVGLTVAELGATPLIGFAGAPFTLASYLVEGGPSKNHEHTKALMYGDPALWHDLCSRLAQISGAFMAVQARAGASAVQLFDSWVGALPRRVYEAQVQEHSAAALRVVAEASDVPRIHFGVGTGELLRSMGEAGADVMGVDYRLSLLDAVDRLGPGFAVQGNLDPALLFAPWEALEREVRRIVAEGRTAPGHIVNLGHGVLPSTDPDVITRVVELIHSLEQ, via the coding sequence GTGCACAGTCCTGACCCGATCGCCGACGCGCCGACGCCCGCCGACAGCCTGCTGGTACGGGCGGCCCGGCGACGCCCCGGCCCGCGCCCTCCCGTGTGGTTCATGCGCCAGGCCGGGCGCTCGCTGCCGGAGTACCGCCAGGTGCGCGAGGGCACCGCCATGCTCGACGCCTGCCGCGACCCCGCCCTGACCACCGAGATCACCCTGCAGCCGGTGCGCCGCCACCACGTGGACGCGGCCATCTTCTTCAGCGACATCGTGGTGCCGCTGGTCGCGGTGGGCGTCGACATCGACCTGGTCGCGGGCGTCGGCCCGGTCGTGGCCGAGCCCTTCCGGTCCCGGGCGGACCTGGACCGGCTCCCGGAGCTCACCGCCGACCACGTCCCCTACATCACCGAGGCGGTCGGCCTGACGGTGGCGGAGCTGGGGGCGACCCCGCTGATCGGTTTCGCCGGCGCCCCCTTCACCCTCGCCTCCTACCTCGTGGAGGGTGGCCCCTCCAAGAACCACGAGCACACCAAGGCCCTCATGTATGGCGACCCGGCGCTCTGGCACGACCTGTGCTCGCGGCTGGCGCAGATCTCCGGGGCGTTCATGGCGGTGCAGGCCCGCGCCGGGGCCTCGGCCGTCCAGCTCTTCGACTCCTGGGTCGGGGCGCTGCCGCGCCGCGTCTACGAGGCGCAGGTGCAGGAGCACTCCGCCGCGGCGCTGCGCGTCGTCGCCGAGGCCTCGGACGTCCCCCGCATCCACTTCGGGGTGGGGACGGGGGAGCTGCTGCGCTCCATGGGTGAGGCCGGCGCCGACGTCATGGGCGTCGACTACCGCCTGAGCCTGCTCGACGCCGTGGACCGGCTCGGCCCGGGCTTCGCGGTGCAGGGCAACCTCGACCCGGCGCTGCTCTTCGCGCCCTGGGAGGCCCTGGAGCGCGAGGTGCGCCGCATCGTCGCCGAGGGCCGGACCGCCCCGGGGCACATCGTCAACCTCGGGCACGGCGTCCTGCCGAGCACCGACCCCGACGTCATCACCCGCGTCGTCGAGCTCATCCACTCCCTCGAGCAGTAG
- the secG gene encoding preprotein translocase subunit SecG, whose amino-acid sequence MSVVKIVLEVLLGLGSLFLTLLILLHKGKGGGMSDMFGGGVSNTLGGSSVAERNLDRFTVAVAVVWFVCVVALGLLQRFGV is encoded by the coding sequence ATGTCCGTTGTCAAGATCGTCCTCGAGGTGCTGCTCGGCCTGGGCAGCCTCTTCCTGACCCTCCTCATCCTGCTCCACAAGGGCAAGGGCGGGGGCATGTCCGACATGTTCGGTGGCGGGGTGTCCAACACGCTCGGTGGGTCCAGCGTGGCCGAGCGCAACCTCGACCGGTTCACGGTGGCCGTGGCCGTCGTGTGGTTCGTGTGCGTGGTCGCGCTGGGGCTGCTCCAGCGGTTCGGCGTCTGA
- the pgl gene encoding 6-phosphogluconolactonase, which translates to MTAQVVVHPDKATLAAAVAARLITTLADAQARHGEVHVVLTGGSMGNATMTALADSPAVRAVAWELVHLWWGDERYVERASEDRNATQAREAGLDRLLDLGLQSGNVHELPASDDPEGFDLEAAVQRYADELAAVARESSQPAAGTEPLGRPGADGLPAFEVVMLGVGPDAHVASLFPGRPTLQVQDRTVVAEANSPKPPPARLSLTFPALCTADEVWLLVAGTDKADAVAAALGGVDVDEAPAAGVSGRRHTVWLLDEDAASRLA; encoded by the coding sequence ATGACCGCCCAGGTCGTCGTGCACCCCGACAAGGCCACGCTGGCGGCAGCCGTCGCCGCGCGGCTGATCACCACGCTCGCCGACGCCCAGGCTCGCCACGGCGAGGTCCACGTGGTCCTCACCGGGGGGTCCATGGGCAACGCCACCATGACGGCCCTGGCCGACTCCCCCGCCGTGCGGGCGGTGGCCTGGGAGCTGGTGCACCTGTGGTGGGGGGACGAGCGGTATGTCGAGCGCGCCTCGGAGGACCGCAACGCCACCCAGGCGCGCGAGGCCGGGCTCGACCGGCTGCTGGACCTCGGGCTGCAGTCCGGCAACGTGCACGAGCTCCCCGCCTCCGACGACCCCGAGGGGTTCGATCTCGAGGCCGCGGTCCAGCGGTATGCCGACGAGCTGGCCGCCGTGGCCCGCGAGTCGTCGCAGCCGGCCGCGGGCACCGAGCCGCTGGGGCGTCCGGGGGCCGACGGGCTGCCCGCCTTCGAGGTGGTGATGCTCGGGGTGGGGCCCGACGCGCACGTGGCGAGCCTCTTCCCCGGCAGGCCGACCCTGCAGGTGCAGGACCGCACCGTGGTCGCCGAGGCGAACTCCCCCAAGCCGCCGCCGGCCCGGCTGAGCCTGACCTTCCCCGCCCTGTGCACCGCCGACGAGGTGTGGCTGCTCGTCGCGGGGACGGACAAGGCCGACGCCGTCGCGGCGGCCCTCGGGGGCGTCGACGTCGACGAGGCGCCGGCCGCGGGGGTCAGCGGCCGGCGGCACACGGTGTGGCTGCTGGACGAGGACGCCGCCTCCCGGCTGGCCTGA
- a CDS encoding DUF3000 domain-containing protein, protein MADRRLTDDSARRFEAALAGLRAVRLRPEVLLEEVPAPGRLAPFSVALAADVVPDRQEDDEVASGRFVVLFDPSAPEQWDGQWRVVTYARAALEAELAGDPALGGVGWSWLEDALRDVGAEAGALGGTVTRIVSEKFAGLADDPTTVEMELRASWSPLDDDLARHLQAWARLLCTLGGLPPLPDGVSFLSTRR, encoded by the coding sequence GTGGCCGATCGACGTCTGACCGACGACAGCGCCCGCAGGTTCGAGGCGGCGCTGGCAGGGCTGCGCGCGGTCCGGCTGCGGCCCGAGGTGCTGCTCGAGGAGGTGCCCGCGCCGGGCCGGCTGGCGCCCTTCTCGGTGGCGCTGGCCGCCGACGTGGTCCCGGACCGCCAGGAGGACGACGAGGTCGCCTCCGGGCGCTTCGTGGTGCTCTTCGACCCCTCCGCCCCCGAGCAGTGGGACGGCCAGTGGCGCGTGGTGACGTATGCGCGGGCCGCGCTGGAGGCCGAGCTGGCGGGCGACCCCGCCCTCGGCGGCGTCGGGTGGTCCTGGCTGGAGGACGCGCTGCGCGACGTCGGGGCCGAGGCCGGCGCGCTGGGGGGCACGGTGACGCGGATCGTGAGCGAGAAGTTCGCGGGGCTCGCGGACGACCCCACCACCGTCGAGATGGAGCTGCGGGCCTCGTGGAGCCCGCTCGACGACGACCTGGCGCGGCACCTGCAGGCCTGGGCCCGCCTGCTGTGCACCCTCGGCGGCCTGCCCCCGCTGCCCGACGGCGTGTCCTTCCTCTCCACCCGACGTTGA